The following are encoded together in the candidate division KSB1 bacterium genome:
- a CDS encoding LUD domain-containing protein yields MEASRERILERLRAGRQGGLFLPSRSDADIFTWHARDREVAIATLAEKLTALKAEFHRVPNTAAAAQQLKALLQPLASNDPEARPQFLRHAAVLLETVVAQDPWLQTAIAVVEADLPHREFASYKAGITTVEFLVARTGSLVVSSAGSGGRRLSVLPPFHLAIATVDQVTSSLEEALAGFHKSGREHLTSVLTIITGPSRTADIEKILVLGAHGPRRLAVILIG; encoded by the coding sequence ATGGAAGCCAGCCGTGAACGGATTTTGGAGCGCCTGCGCGCCGGCCGCCAGGGCGGTCTCTTTCTGCCTTCGCGCAGCGATGCCGACATTTTCACCTGGCATGCGCGTGACCGCGAAGTGGCGATCGCGACACTGGCGGAGAAACTCACGGCCCTGAAGGCTGAGTTTCACCGCGTGCCGAACACCGCCGCAGCCGCGCAGCAGTTGAAAGCCCTGTTGCAACCGCTGGCAAGCAACGACCCCGAAGCGCGGCCGCAGTTTTTGCGGCACGCCGCCGTACTGCTCGAAACCGTGGTGGCGCAGGATCCGTGGCTGCAGACCGCAATCGCGGTGGTGGAGGCTGATTTGCCGCACCGCGAGTTCGCGAGCTACAAGGCGGGCATCACCACCGTCGAATTTCTGGTGGCACGCACCGGCAGCCTGGTCGTGAGTTCGGCAGGCAGTGGCGGCCGCCGGCTCTCGGTTTTGCCGCCGTTTCACCTCGCCATCGCGACGGTTGACCAGGTGACCAGTTCGCTGGAGGAGGCGCTGGCCGGCTTCCACAAATCCGGGCGCGAGCATTTGACCAGTGTTTTGACCATCATCACCGGGCCGAGTCGCACCGCTGATATTGAAAAGATTCTCGTGTTGGGCGCGCACGGCCCCAGGCGGTTGGCGGTAATCTTGATTGGATAG
- a CDS encoding aminotransferase class I/II-fold pyridoxal phosphate-dependent enzyme has product MSHMNSNYEFPSLQKLPQYVFRQVAVLMDKARQEGRDIIDFGMGNPDGAPPRHLVEKLHHAIEVPQNHRYSVSRGIRHLRQAICEWYGRGFGVTLDPEHEAIVCIGAKEGISHLMLAALQRDETVLVPVPSYPIHLYAPLIAGGRICPVPVSPVSEFLGKVEAAIRRERSEGRPGPRFLIISFPHNPTTAVVDSAFMQHVVDLAREYRLLVIHDFAYADLVFDGYRPPSLLQVPGARELAVEFFSLSKSYNIAGWRLGFMVGNAALVAALERLKSYLDYGIFQPLQIAALAALNGPQDCVHEIVENYRRRRDVLCHGLQQIGWPVEPPRGTMFVWAPIPEKFRPLGSLAFARFLLDKANVAVSPGIGFGEHGDGHVRFALIQDEQRTRQALAGIKTALAL; this is encoded by the coding sequence ATGAGTCACATGAACAGCAATTACGAATTTCCCAGCCTGCAAAAACTGCCGCAATATGTTTTTCGTCAGGTGGCAGTGCTGATGGACAAGGCACGGCAGGAGGGCCGCGACATTATCGACTTCGGCATGGGCAACCCGGACGGCGCGCCGCCCCGCCATTTGGTGGAAAAGCTGCACCATGCCATCGAGGTGCCGCAGAATCACCGTTATTCTGTGTCGCGGGGTATCCGTCATTTGCGCCAGGCCATCTGTGAGTGGTACGGCCGCGGTTTTGGCGTCACCCTTGACCCTGAACACGAAGCGATCGTCTGTATCGGTGCCAAAGAAGGCATTTCCCATCTCATGCTGGCCGCCCTGCAGCGTGATGAGACGGTGCTGGTGCCCGTGCCCTCCTATCCGATTCATCTCTATGCCCCCCTGATTGCCGGCGGGCGCATTTGCCCGGTGCCCGTCTCGCCGGTTTCGGAGTTTTTGGGAAAGGTCGAGGCTGCCATCCGTCGCGAGCGCAGTGAGGGCCGGCCGGGGCCGCGTTTTTTAATCATCAGCTTTCCGCACAATCCCACCACCGCAGTGGTCGATTCCGCTTTCATGCAGCACGTGGTCGATCTGGCAAGGGAATATCGTCTGCTGGTGATTCATGATTTCGCCTACGCGGATCTGGTGTTCGACGGTTATCGCCCGCCTTCGCTCCTGCAGGTGCCGGGTGCCAGGGAACTGGCCGTCGAGTTTTTCTCGCTCTCCAAAAGCTACAATATTGCCGGCTGGCGTCTGGGCTTCATGGTGGGAAATGCCGCGTTGGTGGCGGCGCTGGAACGTTTGAAAAGTTACCTCGATTACGGCATCTTTCAGCCACTGCAAATTGCCGCCCTCGCCGCGCTCAATGGCCCGCAGGATTGTGTGCACGAAATCGTGGAAAACTACCGCCGGCGCCGCGATGTCTTGTGTCACGGTTTGCAGCAAATCGGCTGGCCGGTCGAGCCGCCCAGGGGCACGATGTTCGTCTGGGCACCCATTCCCGAAAAATTTCGCCCCCTGGGCTCGCTGGCCTTTGCCAGGTTCCTGCTCGACAAAGCCAATGTGGCCGTCTCCCCCGGGATCGGTTTTGGCGAGCACGGCGACGGCCACGTGCGCTTTGCGTTGATTCAGGATGAACAACGCACCCGGCAGGCACTGGCGGGCATCAAAACCGCGCTTGCACTCTAA
- a CDS encoding ATP-binding protein, with protein sequence MRLQKILRTLQPPLWFTRSLPRLILPASAFLATSFCLFVFSPPPLHAGLACLIPLAGLGLTMAVVIRLSDPVPAGIKAAPQRLQPRARLGRMLHRMTGLRNPRVAAAEKLCLQAFRKARDAMFLADGEMRLLEVNDSFCELWGRRRADLLGRPLADVLAEARLDQEDFSALLIAADFRGDMTVTQADGALRIFDFIGMALSRDLYLGIAREVTEQRLYQEELQRAAEWRELILRHLDDGLLVIDAEGRPAIHNRMAETLLGLTAEDFTRLSLREGELRLAGQRWVLRPADGHGDPLQLVLQQAGRVQDRRMQVWREGRQERELAINLAPLFDAHQQLIGALATLREVNSALPATGPQNPAARMTELMELAASAGHEIINRMTGIISYAQLLHERMPAETEEAGLLRGVIAEGERITGILRHLLGFARLRPQERLVTPLEGVIAAALSLMQPRLAKDGIRVKSTAAPHLPPVSCHCQQIQEVFVNLLSNAQYALNLKYAGGHPEKVILIHTTLVSRPDGGRRLRTTVMDTGIGIAPENLHRVFAPFFSTKPKDQGTGLGLSLSRQIVREHGGEIYVESELGGYALFIVELPAAEEPARET encoded by the coding sequence ATGAGACTTCAAAAAATCCTGCGGACTTTGCAGCCGCCCCTTTGGTTCACACGTTCCCTGCCCCGGCTGATTTTGCCGGCCTCGGCCTTCTTAGCCACAAGTTTTTGTTTGTTCGTCTTCAGCCCGCCGCCTCTCCACGCCGGCCTGGCATGCCTGATTCCCCTAGCCGGCCTCGGCCTGACGATGGCAGTTGTCATCCGCTTGAGTGACCCGGTGCCAGCCGGGATCAAGGCGGCGCCGCAACGGCTTCAGCCGCGTGCCCGCCTGGGTCGCATGCTGCATCGCATGACCGGCCTGCGTAATCCGCGCGTTGCCGCTGCGGAAAAGCTTTGTCTCCAGGCCTTTCGCAAAGCCCGCGATGCCATGTTTCTCGCCGACGGTGAAATGCGCTTGCTGGAGGTGAATGACAGTTTTTGTGAGCTGTGGGGCAGGCGGCGGGCTGATTTGCTGGGGCGACCGCTGGCGGACGTGCTGGCGGAAGCCAGACTGGATCAGGAGGATTTCAGTGCCCTGCTGATTGCCGCCGATTTTCGCGGGGACATGACAGTCACCCAGGCCGACGGTGCCCTTCGGATTTTCGATTTCATCGGGATGGCATTGTCACGCGATTTGTATCTGGGCATCGCCCGCGAAGTGACGGAACAACGCCTGTATCAGGAGGAATTGCAGCGCGCCGCCGAGTGGCGCGAGCTGATCCTGCGCCATCTCGATGACGGCTTGCTGGTGATCGATGCGGAGGGCCGGCCGGCCATTCACAATCGCATGGCGGAAACGCTGCTGGGTTTGACCGCGGAGGATTTCACCCGCCTGTCCCTGAGAGAGGGCGAGCTGCGGCTTGCCGGCCAGCGCTGGGTGTTGCGGCCGGCGGACGGGCATGGCGATCCTCTTCAGCTTGTGCTGCAACAGGCCGGGAGAGTGCAGGACCGGCGGATGCAGGTCTGGCGTGAAGGCCGGCAGGAGCGTGAACTGGCTATCAATCTCGCCCCGCTCTTTGACGCACACCAGCAGTTGATTGGCGCCCTGGCAACCTTGCGGGAAGTGAACAGTGCGCTGCCCGCCACCGGCCCGCAGAATCCTGCCGCCCGTATGACAGAACTGATGGAGCTCGCCGCCAGTGCCGGCCATGAGATCATCAACCGCATGACCGGCATCATCAGCTATGCGCAATTGCTGCACGAGCGCATGCCGGCGGAAACCGAGGAGGCCGGACTGTTGCGCGGGGTCATTGCCGAGGGCGAGCGCATCACCGGCATCCTGCGCCATCTTCTCGGTTTCGCCCGGCTGCGACCGCAGGAGCGCCTTGTCACCCCGCTGGAAGGTGTGATTGCCGCTGCGCTCAGTTTGATGCAGCCACGTTTGGCCAAAGACGGCATTCGGGTGAAAAGTACCGCGGCGCCCCATTTGCCGCCGGTGAGCTGCCACTGCCAGCAGATTCAGGAAGTTTTCGTCAATCTGCTGAGCAATGCGCAGTATGCCTTGAACCTGAAGTATGCAGGCGGGCACCCGGAGAAAGTGATTCTCATTCACACCACGCTGGTGTCCCGGCCGGACGGTGGCCGGCGGCTGCGCACCACGGTGATGGACACCGGCATCGGCATTGCGCCGGAAAATCTGCACCGGGTTTTTGCCCCCTTCTTCAGCACCAAACCCAAGGATCAAGGCACGGGCCTGGGTTTGAGCTTGAGCCGGCAAATTGTGCGCGAACACGGGGGTGAGATTTATGTGGAGAGTGAACTGGGGGGCTACGCCCTATTCATCGTGGAACTGCCGGCTGCGGAGGAACCAGCAAGGGAGACTTAA